A stretch of Clostridium sp. BJN0001 DNA encodes these proteins:
- a CDS encoding DUF5050 domain-containing protein — protein sequence MIKHKKLISLVIVFNTFLLSGCGSASSSTNSNNVDSNAAVSGNASTSIPVAAAQPVFSVSDNNYFSCPIIANNSSIIFANPDDNNNLSTLQSLSSGNILNTSNVQEFVKYSANSIALLEDTIYFADTSRKNALSSVTMSDKKYTKINNHSVDNLISVDSTLFYIDKTNGSNICSLDTSSNQVKAICTDKVGKFIINGSYVLYQNLSDKGKLYAVNVDGTGRMKLMDYVPESFIGYKDTVLFFNSSDNNNLYSLDPSTLETKRIAIMNGSDLKCDSKSIYFLNGSDSNNLYTLSVDLQNFKAQFKSVIKDSINEYYPTELGLFYERNLNVNNLYFQK from the coding sequence ATGATAAAACATAAAAAACTTATTTCATTAGTAATAGTTTTTAATACGTTTCTATTATCAGGATGTGGTTCAGCGTCCTCTTCAACTAATTCAAATAACGTAGATTCAAATGCTGCCGTTTCAGGAAATGCTTCTACTTCTATACCAGTAGCAGCAGCGCAACCCGTATTTTCTGTCTCTGACAATAATTATTTCTCATGTCCTATTATCGCAAATAATTCTTCTATAATATTTGCAAATCCTGACGATAATAATAATCTTTCTACATTACAATCACTTTCTTCAGGTAATATATTAAATACAAGTAATGTACAGGAATTTGTAAAGTATTCTGCAAATAGTATTGCGCTTTTAGAGGACACCATATATTTTGCAGATACTAGCCGCAAAAATGCATTGTCTTCTGTTACAATGTCAGATAAAAAATATACAAAAATAAATAATCATTCAGTAGATAATCTTATATCAGTAGATTCTACTTTATTTTATATCGATAAAACTAACGGAAGTAACATCTGTTCATTAGATACTTCTTCTAATCAAGTAAAAGCTATATGTACAGATAAAGTCGGAAAATTTATAATAAACGGATCATATGTTTTGTATCAAAATCTTTCAGATAAAGGAAAGCTTTATGCAGTAAATGTTGATGGTACTGGAAGAATGAAGCTTATGGATTATGTTCCAGAAAGTTTTATCGGATATAAAGATACAGTATTATTTTTTAACTCTTCTGATAATAACAATCTTTATTCTTTAGATCCTTCTACTCTTGAAACAAAAAGAATCGCTATAATGAATGGTTCTGATTTGAAATGTGATTCTAAAAGCATATACTTTTTAAATGGTTCTGACTCAAATAATCTTTATACACTTTCAGTAGACCTTCAAAATTTTAAAGCTCAATTTAAATCTGTTATAAAAGATTCAATTAACGAATATTATCCTACAGAATTAGGATTATTTTATGAAAGAAATTTAAATGTAAACAATCTTTATTTTCAGAAATAA
- a CDS encoding glycine--tRNA ligase — protein MAVEKTMDKITALCKNRGFVFPGSDIYGGLANSWDYGPLGVEFKNNVKKLWWKRFVQESPYNVGLDSAILMNREVWVASGHVGGFSDPLMDCKECKARFRADKLVEDDMTAHGVEVASADGWSNEQLMDYIKSHNVVCPKCGKMNYTDIRKFNLMYKTFQGVTEDAKSEIYLRPETAQGIFINFKAVQRSTRKKVPFGIAQIGKSFRNEITPGNFTFRIREFEQMELEFFCKPDTDLEWHKYWKDYCWKFLLDLGIDEKNIRMRDHEKEELSFYSKATSDIEYLFPFGWGELWGIADRTDYDLTKHQEHSGKDLSYQDPTTHEKYIPYVIEPSLGADRVALAFLVEAYDEEELENGDTRIVMHLHPSLAPYKAAVLPLSKKLSDKAMDVYSKLSKKLSIEYDEAGSIGKRYRRQDEIGTPYCITIDFDTLEDEAVTVRDRDTMKQERIKISELEEYITKNMEL, from the coding sequence ATGGCAGTAGAAAAAACAATGGATAAGATTACAGCACTTTGCAAAAACAGAGGATTTGTATTCCCAGGATCTGATATATACGGAGGACTTGCAAATTCATGGGATTATGGTCCTTTAGGAGTAGAATTTAAAAACAACGTAAAAAAATTATGGTGGAAGAGATTTGTTCAAGAGAGTCCTTATAATGTTGGACTTGATAGTGCAATACTTATGAATCGTGAGGTATGGGTTGCATCAGGACACGTTGGTGGATTCTCTGATCCATTAATGGATTGTAAGGAATGTAAAGCAAGATTTAGAGCAGATAAATTAGTTGAAGATGACATGACAGCTCATGGAGTAGAAGTAGCATCAGCAGATGGATGGTCAAATGAGCAACTTATGGACTATATAAAATCTCATAATGTTGTATGCCCTAAATGTGGAAAGATGAACTATACAGATATAAGAAAGTTCAATCTTATGTATAAAACATTCCAGGGAGTAACTGAAGATGCTAAATCTGAAATCTATTTAAGACCAGAAACAGCTCAAGGTATATTTATTAATTTCAAAGCTGTACAGAGAAGCACAAGAAAGAAAGTACCATTTGGTATAGCACAGATAGGAAAATCATTCAGAAATGAAATTACTCCTGGAAACTTTACTTTCAGAATAAGAGAATTTGAACAGATGGAACTTGAATTCTTCTGTAAACCAGATACAGATTTAGAATGGCATAAATATTGGAAAGATTATTGCTGGAAGTTCTTACTTGATCTTGGAATAGATGAAAAGAACATAAGAATGAGAGATCATGAAAAAGAAGAATTATCATTCTATTCAAAAGCAACATCTGATATAGAATACTTATTCCCATTTGGCTGGGGAGAACTTTGGGGAATAGCAGATAGAACTGATTATGATTTAACAAAGCATCAGGAACATTCAGGAAAAGATTTATCATATCAGGACCCAACAACACATGAGAAATACATACCATATGTAATAGAACCTTCATTAGGAGCAGATAGAGTTGCTCTTGCATTTTTAGTTGAAGCTTATGATGAAGAAGAACTTGAAAATGGAGATACAAGAATTGTAATGCATCTTCATCCATCACTTGCTCCATATAAGGCAGCAGTTCTTCCATTATCTAAAAAACTTTCAGATAAAGCAATGGATGTATATTCTAAATTAAGCAAAAAGCTAAGCATTGAATATGATGAAGCAGGAAGCATAGGAAAGAGATATAGAAGACAAGATGAAATCGGAACACCATATTGTATAACAATTGATTTTGATACACTTGAAGATGAAGCTGTTACTGTAAGAGACAGAGATACTATGAAACAGGAAAGAATAAAGATATCTGAATTAGAAGAATATATTACAAAGAATATGGAACTTTAA
- the murD gene encoding UDP-N-acetylmuramoyl-L-alanine--D-glutamate ligase, with the protein MKKDFNEFKKFIKGKNTAVVGIGVSNIPLINFLLKLGAAVTAFDKKTEDKMQNIADDFKKKGVKLELGENYLDNLKGFDVIFKTPSMRIDSEALVKAKNEGTYITSEMEEFVKYTKGKVYAVTGSDGKTTTTTIISKLLAKEGFKTWVGGNIGTPLFSKIEEIKDEDRVVLELSSFQLMTMDVPVDVAICTNLAPNHLDIHKDMQEYIDAKKNIYKYQNEDGILILNRENDITYSFKDEAKGKVLEFSSKRIIEDGAYYKDGILYLEGKEVCRKDNIVIKGMHNVENYLAAFLATKEDVKIETMKEVAYTFGGVEHRCELVRELDGVKYYNDSIASSPTRTLAGLRAFDEKVILIAGGYDKHIPFEPLAEEGYPYIKELILMGNTRSKIEAVFKKLEKEKGIKINIAEVNSMKEAVETARKIAKKGDIVTLSPACASFDLYPNFEVRGNDFKKIVKAL; encoded by the coding sequence ATGAAAAAAGATTTTAACGAGTTTAAAAAGTTCATTAAGGGGAAAAATACTGCAGTAGTAGGAATAGGCGTAAGCAATATACCTCTTATAAATTTTCTTTTAAAATTAGGTGCTGCTGTTACAGCATTTGATAAGAAGACAGAAGATAAAATGCAAAACATTGCTGATGACTTTAAGAAAAAAGGAGTAAAATTAGAACTTGGGGAAAATTACTTAGATAATCTTAAAGGTTTTGATGTAATATTTAAAACTCCTTCAATGAGAATAGATAGTGAAGCCCTTGTAAAAGCTAAAAATGAAGGCACATATATAACATCGGAGATGGAAGAATTCGTAAAATATACAAAAGGAAAAGTTTATGCAGTAACAGGCAGCGATGGAAAGACAACTACTACAACAATAATTTCAAAGTTACTTGCAAAAGAAGGATTTAAAACATGGGTAGGTGGAAATATAGGAACACCTTTATTTTCAAAGATTGAAGAAATAAAAGATGAAGATAGAGTTGTACTTGAACTTTCAAGCTTTCAGCTTATGACAATGGATGTGCCTGTCGATGTAGCTATATGTACTAATCTGGCTCCAAATCATCTTGACATTCATAAAGACATGCAGGAATATATAGATGCTAAGAAGAACATCTATAAATATCAGAATGAAGATGGAATTCTCATATTAAATAGAGAAAATGATATCACATATTCTTTTAAAGACGAAGCTAAAGGAAAAGTTTTGGAATTTAGTTCAAAGAGAATCATAGAAGATGGCGCATATTATAAAGACGGAATTTTATATCTTGAGGGAAAAGAAGTATGCAGAAAAGATAATATAGTCATAAAAGGAATGCATAATGTTGAAAATTATCTAGCTGCATTTTTAGCAACAAAAGAAGACGTTAAAATAGAGACAATGAAGGAAGTTGCATATACATTTGGTGGCGTTGAGCACAGATGTGAACTTGTACGTGAATTAGATGGAGTAAAGTATTATAATGATTCTATCGCATCAAGCCCTACAAGAACACTTGCAGGATTAAGAGCATTTGATGAAAAAGTAATACTTATTGCTGGAGGATATGATAAACATATTCCTTTTGAGCCTCTTGCAGAGGAAGGATACCCTTATATTAAAGAACTTATTTTGATGGGTAATACTAGAAGCAAGATAGAAGCTGTATTTAAGAAACTCGAAAAGGAAAAAGGAATAAAGATTAATATTGCAGAAGTAAATTCGATGAAAGAAGCAGTTGAAACTGCAAGAAAGATAGCTAAAAAAGGTGATATAGTAACTTTATCACCTGCATGTGCATCATTTGATCTATATCCTAATTTTGAAGTAAGAGGTAATGACTTTAAGAAAATAGTGAAGGCATTATAG